A DNA window from Paenibacillus andongensis contains the following coding sequences:
- the poxB gene encoding ubiquinone-dependent pyruvate dehydrogenase, which produces MKRTIADSIVESLLNAGVKRIYGIIGDSLNALLDAIRRSGEIEWIHVRHEEVAAFAAGADATLSGGIAVCAGSSGPGNLHLINGLYDCHRNRVPVLAIAAHIPSSEIGSGFFQETRPDLLFQECSFFCEIVTGPRQIPRAVTMAMQTATAKSGVSVLVLPGDVAAFEYDESPVPERVIHSTRPIVCPSTDELKTLADYLDKGKRITLLCGAGCSGAHASLMKLCEKLQSPMVIALRGKEYLEYDNPYSVGLTGLIGYSSGYHAMMECDVLLMLGTDFPYRQFYPQEATILQVDLDSSRLGRRTPLAYGVCGDVQTTVDMLLPLLMEPHSPDHLQHFAAHYAKVREELDNLAAPGRAPIHPQFLMKVISDLADEDAILTCDVGTPTVWAARYLSMNGKRRLLGSFNHGTMANAMPQAIGAQVAQPERQVISLSGDGGLTMLLGDLLTLRQHKLPIKIVVFNNGALGFVELEMKAAGFLEFGTELDNPNFAALAQAMGIEGIRVEDPNDLESAVRRTLEHSGPVVLDVVVNRQELAMPPKINLEQARGFTMWMLKAVLNGQGNEVIELAKTNLLR; this is translated from the coding sequence TTGAAAAGAACGATAGCTGATTCCATCGTGGAATCCCTTCTGAACGCCGGCGTTAAGCGAATTTACGGCATTATCGGCGATTCGCTTAATGCCTTGCTCGATGCGATCCGTCGTTCCGGAGAAATAGAATGGATCCATGTCCGCCACGAAGAGGTTGCAGCGTTCGCGGCTGGCGCGGATGCCACCCTCAGCGGAGGAATCGCCGTTTGTGCGGGTAGCAGCGGACCTGGTAATTTACATCTCATTAACGGATTGTACGATTGCCATCGAAACCGGGTGCCAGTGCTTGCGATTGCCGCTCATATTCCGAGCAGTGAAATTGGCAGCGGCTTTTTTCAAGAGACTCGTCCGGACTTGTTGTTTCAGGAATGCAGCTTCTTTTGTGAAATCGTAACCGGACCGAGGCAAATACCTCGAGCGGTTACGATGGCGATGCAAACCGCGACGGCAAAGTCTGGAGTGTCTGTCTTAGTTCTTCCTGGTGATGTAGCCGCTTTCGAATACGACGAAAGCCCGGTTCCAGAACGCGTCATCCATTCCACCCGGCCAATTGTCTGCCCTTCTACAGACGAATTGAAGACGCTTGCCGACTACTTAGACAAAGGCAAGAGGATCACCTTGCTGTGCGGTGCTGGCTGCTCGGGAGCTCATGCTTCGCTCATGAAGCTGTGCGAGAAACTGCAATCCCCGATGGTCATAGCGCTGCGAGGAAAAGAATATCTGGAATATGACAACCCGTATTCCGTCGGATTAACCGGTCTTATCGGATATTCATCAGGATACCACGCCATGATGGAATGCGATGTCCTACTCATGCTGGGTACCGATTTTCCATACCGGCAATTTTATCCGCAAGAAGCGACCATCCTTCAGGTTGATTTGGATTCCTCCCGACTAGGCCGGCGAACGCCGCTCGCATACGGGGTGTGCGGAGACGTACAGACGACGGTCGACATGCTATTACCCCTTTTAATGGAACCGCACTCCCCTGATCATTTGCAGCACTTTGCAGCACATTATGCCAAAGTCCGCGAGGAACTGGACAACCTTGCAGCTCCTGGTCGAGCTCCTATTCATCCGCAATTCCTCATGAAGGTAATCAGTGATCTCGCAGATGAGGATGCCATTTTGACTTGCGATGTTGGTACGCCGACTGTGTGGGCTGCCCGATACTTGAGCATGAATGGAAAAAGAAGGCTACTTGGCTCGTTTAACCACGGGACAATGGCGAACGCCATGCCCCAGGCGATTGGGGCTCAGGTTGCGCAACCGGAACGCCAGGTCATATCGCTGTCTGGGGACGGGGGACTCACTATGCTGCTCGGAGATCTATTGACCCTTCGTCAGCATAAGCTCCCGATCAAGATCGTTGTCTTTAATAATGGCGCGCTTGGATTCGTGGAATTAGAAATGAAAGCAGCTGGCTTTTTAGAATTCGGAACGGAACTCGACAATCCAAACTTTGCGGCACTTGCTCAAGCCATGGGAATCGAAGGAATTCGCGTCGAGGATCCGAATGACTTGGAAAGCGCCGTTCGCCGAACCCTCGAACACAGCGGTCCGGTAGTGCTGGACGTCGTCGTCAATCGTCAGGAGCTGGCGATGCCGCCGAAAATCAACCTCGAGCAGGCTCGAGGATTTACGATGTGGATGCTGAAAGCCGTTTTGAACGGGCAAGGCAACGAAGTCATCGAACTGGCGAAAACCAATCTCCTTCGGTAA
- a CDS encoding polysaccharide deacetylase family protein: MEIIRRVSTSQKAIAFTFDDGPNPIYTPQLLDIFEEVSGHATFFMMGKQIELYPETALDVHVRKHEIGNHSYSHPYMTQISLDACERELFDTDRLITQVTGGRPAVMRPPYLDYNLEVHAITAKLEYHVIGALNGEAKDWGMPGVEHILDSTRKQVGCGSILLFHDGFGDRSQTIEAVRILTKELTKEGYQLVTVSELLQMPES, translated from the coding sequence ATGGAAATCATTCGTCGCGTTTCAACATCACAAAAAGCTATTGCTTTTACATTCGACGATGGTCCTAATCCGATCTATACTCCGCAATTGTTAGATATTTTCGAAGAGGTTTCCGGTCACGCTACGTTTTTCATGATGGGTAAACAAATCGAACTTTATCCCGAGACCGCTCTGGATGTCCATGTCAGGAAACATGAAATTGGGAACCATTCTTACTCCCATCCTTATATGACTCAAATTAGTTTGGACGCATGCGAGCGCGAGCTTTTCGATACGGACAGGTTAATCACACAGGTAACAGGCGGCCGGCCTGCTGTTATGCGTCCTCCATACCTCGATTATAACTTGGAAGTCCATGCGATTACTGCCAAACTGGAGTATCATGTCATAGGAGCTCTCAACGGAGAAGCCAAAGATTGGGGGATGCCTGGAGTAGAGCATATTCTCGATTCAACCCGAAAGCAGGTTGGATGCGGGAGCATTCTTCTCTTTCATGACGGCTTCGGGGACCGGTCCCAAACCATCGAAGCCGTTCGAATTTTAACCAAGGAATTAACAAAAGAAGGTTATCAGCTTGTAACGGTTAGTGAGCTCTTACAAATGCCGGAATCATAA
- a CDS encoding sugar-binding protein yields the protein MIALAFSKRWKLHGFMMLFFLISLLLLSASSVKAAQQEPYNWQNVRIGGGGFVTGIAIHPTEPNLVYIRTDVGGALRWDEVNHKWIPLLNAIPREKYNEYGIDSIALDPSNPNVVYIAAGKYNYVGAPADILKSTDRGANWTSTGFAPRHYGNGPGRDLGERLMVDPNNSQIIYMGTRYDGLWKSTSGASSGSWEQVTNFPTPGADPTGLNFVLFDKSTGSPGIATQTIYVGVKGTGIYQSVNGGTTWTLMNGSPLTPRRAVLADGGTLYVTYESGVTKFANGVWTDITPPSTGRYNGITVDPTNPNIVMTAIEDGSNTPAPIYRSVNGGTNWTQVTFVKHPNVPWWTSNWFAANTSTLTIDPHFPNRVWLTDFYGTWRTDDITASPSHWYTYEEGHEEVVTFALRSTPIGAPLLSGHADVDGLRHTSLMAFPSGKFGSPSLGDTVSIDFQESNPNFIARVGSTRYAGTGGGGYSTNNGASWTAFPNPPGVAGRIAVSAGSETLVWVPQSGSPIYSTDRGQTWNPSTGAPSGTVHDFWVWYQPLASDRVNNNTFYLLERNTWKLFRSTDGGASWTVASTMPTIPAKTPAYFSVKAAPGKAGEVWVSLDGGGLWRSSNAGDSWTRLPNVQQATLFAFGKNKLGSPDPTVFVYGKVDNTVGIFRSDDFGTSWVKIDVADPAIGAEANTMEGDRQTWGRVYIGTNGTGVFYGDTLMSEGTDTEPPTAPSNLTSPSKTSTSVNLSWTASTDNTGVAGYNIYSGGVYVGATTMLSSTTYTVNGLAPSTAYSFTVKAKDGAGNLSAPSNAVSVTTASPPAPPTNLTTTAATLTSLSLSWSPPSNPSGVVGYRIYVGSKQVAATSGTTYTLTGLLPNQTYSVTVRSADGAGSTSTASNTVAATTATGPGTLAFSDDFQDGVADGWTPANGTWSVVTSGGSKVYKQASWLDKNAFSTVDTSTYTNYSVETNIKLTQNDIDLAAGITARYQDPNNFYYFRIKAGKLQIGKSVNNVITILTAKNYTMTTNEVYTFTAVLNNSTLDFYVNGFKELTVTDTSLTSGKIGLYAYKTSVEFDNVKVVHDRDFAPPTAPGNLRLVSKSETTADLAWDASLDNIGATQYEVYQGSTLIGTVTSNTYSATNLAANTAYTFSVKARDAAGNVSAASGLLNVTTDPYLFQAKKTVAPITVNGSLDEQVWSSFKQIKKAIIGTPNNTAEFSSLWDNTYSYVGVKVIDGNLYNTSVQPYYDDSIEIYIDSNNNKGTTYDSYDQQYVKGWNDSTLWLKRVMPSGVLHGWAPIPGGYSVELAIPWSTLGLTPTAGMTIGFDVVNNDTDTGAGRQSQLMWAGTSDNWTNTSAFGSLQLSSTSIGDTQPPTAPANLTSPSHTDRTAALSWTASMDNVGVTGYDIYNGGNLVATVTSTTYTVTGLTPGASYLFTVKAKDAENNVSAASNSVSVTMDASYTLLPVTKMSTAIQVDGSLNESAWAITKQVSKNVVGTSNNSAQFGVLWDDTYLYVGVNVLDANLYNNSPEPYSDDSVEIYIDGNHNQGATYDSYDRQFIKGWNDSTLFEAASRTGGVQHAWATTTGGYSFEMAIPWGSLGITPSAGMMIGFDVANNDEDDGNGRQSQTVWAGESTNWTNTSAFGELKLIAP from the coding sequence ATGATTGCTTTGGCATTTTCGAAAAGGTGGAAATTGCACGGTTTCATGATGCTCTTCTTTCTGATTAGTCTGCTGCTATTGTCCGCATCTTCCGTCAAAGCCGCTCAGCAAGAACCTTACAACTGGCAAAATGTACGCATTGGCGGCGGCGGATTTGTAACCGGGATCGCGATTCATCCGACGGAGCCGAATCTTGTCTATATTCGTACCGACGTCGGCGGCGCCTTACGCTGGGACGAAGTGAATCACAAGTGGATTCCATTATTGAATGCAATTCCAAGAGAAAAATACAATGAGTACGGCATCGACAGCATCGCACTTGATCCTTCGAATCCGAATGTGGTCTACATCGCAGCTGGCAAGTACAACTATGTAGGCGCTCCTGCGGATATTCTGAAATCAACGGATCGTGGAGCCAATTGGACTTCAACCGGGTTTGCACCTAGGCATTATGGTAACGGGCCAGGACGAGATTTAGGTGAACGGCTTATGGTAGACCCGAACAACAGTCAAATCATTTACATGGGAACGCGTTATGACGGGCTGTGGAAAAGCACATCCGGTGCCAGCTCAGGCTCATGGGAGCAGGTTACTAATTTCCCGACCCCCGGTGCCGATCCAACCGGACTCAATTTTGTTTTATTTGATAAGAGTACGGGTTCTCCGGGCATTGCGACTCAAACCATTTATGTCGGGGTCAAAGGCACTGGCATTTACCAGAGCGTAAATGGCGGGACGACATGGACGCTGATGAATGGAAGTCCGCTTACACCTCGTCGGGCTGTTCTGGCGGATGGCGGCACTCTGTATGTCACTTATGAATCTGGCGTCACGAAATTTGCAAACGGTGTATGGACCGACATTACGCCTCCGTCGACGGGGAGATACAACGGCATTACCGTAGATCCTACGAACCCGAACATCGTGATGACGGCCATTGAGGACGGCTCGAACACACCGGCTCCGATCTACCGGTCGGTCAATGGAGGAACGAACTGGACGCAGGTTACCTTCGTCAAACATCCGAATGTTCCGTGGTGGACGAGTAATTGGTTTGCTGCCAATACCTCCACCTTGACCATCGACCCCCATTTTCCGAATCGTGTCTGGTTAACCGACTTCTACGGCACATGGCGTACGGATGATATAACGGCAAGTCCGTCCCACTGGTATACGTACGAGGAGGGCCACGAAGAAGTGGTGACGTTCGCTTTGCGCAGCACGCCGATCGGTGCACCGCTGCTGAGCGGGCACGCGGATGTCGACGGTCTGCGTCATACTTCGCTGATGGCGTTTCCAAGTGGTAAATTCGGCAGTCCGTCTCTAGGCGATACGGTGTCGATCGACTTTCAAGAGAGTAATCCTAACTTCATCGCCCGGGTAGGTTCCACGCGTTATGCCGGTACAGGCGGCGGTGGTTACAGCACCAACAACGGGGCTTCCTGGACGGCGTTTCCCAATCCGCCAGGCGTGGCGGGCCGCATCGCCGTATCCGCTGGAAGCGAGACGCTGGTCTGGGTCCCGCAGAGCGGAAGTCCGATCTATTCAACCGATCGGGGACAAACGTGGAACCCGAGCACAGGCGCACCATCCGGAACCGTACACGATTTCTGGGTCTGGTACCAGCCGCTGGCGTCTGACCGCGTTAACAATAATACGTTCTATCTGTTAGAACGAAATACTTGGAAATTATTCCGCAGTACGGACGGTGGAGCGTCTTGGACGGTTGCGTCGACGATGCCGACAATACCAGCGAAAACTCCCGCGTATTTCAGCGTCAAGGCAGCGCCGGGTAAGGCGGGCGAAGTATGGGTCAGCCTGGATGGGGGAGGCCTCTGGCGTTCCAGCAACGCTGGCGATTCATGGACGCGGCTGCCGAATGTTCAGCAAGCGACATTGTTTGCATTTGGTAAAAATAAGCTTGGTTCTCCAGATCCCACAGTTTTCGTATACGGCAAGGTGGATAATACTGTAGGTATTTTCCGCTCCGATGATTTCGGCACCTCCTGGGTGAAGATTGACGTAGCCGATCCGGCAATTGGCGCTGAAGCCAACACGATGGAAGGCGACCGTCAGACTTGGGGACGTGTCTATATCGGAACGAATGGAACCGGTGTTTTCTACGGTGACACTTTGATGAGTGAAGGGACCGATACAGAGCCGCCGACAGCGCCTTCGAACCTGACATCTCCATCGAAAACATCCACGAGCGTTAACTTATCTTGGACGGCTTCAACCGATAACACCGGTGTAGCCGGGTACAACATTTACAGCGGAGGTGTCTATGTCGGTGCCACAACAATGCTCTCGAGTACAACATATACGGTAAACGGCTTAGCGCCTAGCACCGCCTATTCGTTTACGGTGAAAGCCAAAGATGGAGCGGGAAATCTGTCGGCTCCGAGCAATGCAGTGAGTGTGACGACAGCGTCTCCGCCGGCACCGCCGACGAATCTGACAACGACAGCGGCGACGCTCACGAGCCTCAGCCTGAGTTGGAGTCCGCCATCCAATCCCTCCGGCGTAGTCGGATATCGGATTTACGTCGGATCCAAGCAGGTCGCTGCTACCTCGGGCACGACGTATACGCTCACGGGACTACTGCCCAACCAAACATATTCGGTTACCGTTCGTTCCGCGGACGGTGCAGGCAGCACGTCAACAGCTAGTAATACAGTGGCTGCAACGACGGCGACAGGTCCGGGCACACTCGCATTCAGCGACGATTTTCAGGATGGGGTAGCGGATGGTTGGACGCCTGCGAACGGTACGTGGTCTGTCGTAACATCAGGCGGGTCCAAGGTTTACAAGCAAGCTTCCTGGCTGGATAAGAATGCGTTCAGTACCGTCGATACCAGCACATATACCAACTACAGCGTGGAAACGAACATCAAACTTACCCAAAATGATATCGATCTGGCAGCCGGTATTACGGCCCGCTATCAGGATCCGAACAATTTTTATTATTTCCGAATCAAAGCAGGCAAGCTGCAGATTGGCAAATCGGTGAACAACGTCATCACGATCCTGACTGCGAAAAATTATACGATGACGACGAATGAAGTGTACACGTTCACTGCGGTTTTAAACAACAGCACACTCGATTTCTATGTGAATGGGTTTAAGGAATTAACGGTTACGGATACGAGTCTTACTTCGGGGAAAATCGGCCTATATGCCTATAAAACGAGCGTTGAGTTTGACAATGTGAAAGTCGTTCATGATCGCGATTTCGCGCCGCCGACGGCTCCTGGCAATTTACGCTTAGTGTCCAAAAGCGAGACCACGGCAGATTTGGCTTGGGATGCATCCTTGGACAATATCGGTGCAACCCAGTATGAGGTATATCAAGGTTCAACGTTGATAGGAACCGTCACGTCCAACACGTATTCCGCGACCAACCTTGCGGCGAATACCGCTTACACGTTCAGCGTAAAGGCAAGGGATGCAGCAGGCAACGTGTCCGCAGCGAGCGGTCTGCTCAACGTCACGACAGACCCGTATCTGTTTCAAGCGAAGAAAACGGTCGCCCCCATTACCGTTAACGGATCCTTGGACGAACAAGTATGGTCCTCGTTCAAGCAGATCAAGAAAGCAATTATCGGAACTCCGAATAATACGGCTGAATTCAGCTCGCTCTGGGACAATACTTATTCGTATGTAGGCGTCAAAGTCATCGACGGGAATCTGTATAATACCTCCGTGCAACCTTATTATGATGACTCCATCGAAATCTATATCGACAGCAACAACAATAAGGGCACTACGTATGACAGCTATGACCAGCAGTATGTCAAGGGATGGAATGATAGTACGCTATGGCTGAAGAGAGTGATGCCAAGCGGTGTGCTGCATGGCTGGGCGCCGATTCCAGGCGGATACAGCGTGGAGCTGGCGATTCCGTGGAGTACTCTCGGCCTTACGCCGACCGCCGGTATGACCATCGGCTTCGACGTGGTGAACAATGACACAGACACCGGTGCCGGCCGGCAAAGCCAGCTGATGTGGGCCGGAACGAGCGACAACTGGACGAATACGTCCGCCTTCGGGAGTCTGCAGCTTTCCTCCACCTCTATTGGAGATACGCAGCCGCCGACAGCTCCGGCGAATTTGACATCACCCTCGCACACCGACCGGACGGCGGCATTGTCCTGGACGGCTTCGATGGACAATGTGGGCGTTACCGGATACGACATTTATAACGGTGGAAATCTGGTTGCAACGGTAACTTCGACGACCTATACGGTCACCGGGTTAACGCCGGGAGCTAGTTACCTCTTTACTGTAAAAGCCAAAGATGCGGAAAACAATGTGTCGGCGGCGAGCAACTCGGTCAGCGTCACGATGGATGCGTCCTACACGTTGCTCCCTGTTACCAAAATGAGTACCGCCATCCAAGTCGATGGCTCGCTGAACGAATCGGCTTGGGCCATAACGAAACAAGTGAGCAAAAACGTGGTCGGAACCTCTAACAACTCAGCACAGTTCGGGGTACTATGGGACGATACTTATTTGTATGTCGGGGTTAACGTCCTCGACGCCAATCTGTACAATAATTCGCCGGAGCCCTATTCCGACGATTCCGTCGAGATTTATATTGACGGCAATCATAACCAGGGCGCGACATATGACAGCTATGACCGGCAGTTTATCAAAGGATGGAACGACAGTACGCTATTCGAGGCGGCAAGCCGCACGGGCGGCGTGCAGCATGCATGGGCTACGACGACGGGTGGATACAGTTTTGAGATGGCGATTCCATGGGGTTCGCTTGGCATTACGCCATCCGCCGGGATGATGATTGGCTTCGACGTAGCGAACAATGACGAGGACGATGGCAACGGTCGTCAGAGCCAGACGGTATGGGCCGGCGAGTCCACGAACTGGACGAATACATCCGCATTCGGGGAATTGAAGCTGATAGCGCCATAA